Below is a genomic region from Spirosoma radiotolerans.
CAGACAACGCTGCCTTTCTGCCGGTTTGTAATGGAACACGACGCTTTTCGGTCGGGTCAGTTCGACACGGGCTTTGTGAGTAAATACTTTACGCCTGATGACCTTATCCCTCCGCCCAATACCACCGAAGAGCAGTTGGCGGTTGTGCTGGCAGCCTGGTTACTGGATAACAATAAGCCGAAACAGAGTGGAACAAATGTTTCGATTAAAGCGAAAGGGAGTAAGTGGAAAACGAATCGGCTTCAATAGCTATGGGAGACAGTTCAAAAACCAACTTTTTTCGTTTCCTGACGCTCTCCTGACACCGTTTGCTCATCAAGGTTAAAGATATCAGCCAGAGTCATGGGTTGGTCGGTTCGGTACTCTACACCGAGCTGAGCGAGCAGACTGTTGGCTTTGGCCGGCATCAGTTTCCCAAACGCATAATCGACCATCAGGCGTCCCTTCCGAAGTAAGGCCTTGTCTAATAGATGTTTACTGGCGTTGAACGTTGCAATAACCTGAATGTGCATGCAATCGGCCAGCAGACCGTCAGTCAGGTTCAGAATATTCGAGACACTGTTGGTATCTCCTCCCGCTTCGCGCGACTGGAGTATCCGCTCGGCATCTTCAATAATGAGTACCGACTCTTTGTTTTCCAGCAAAAACGGAATGATCTCGGGTGAGGTCAGGTAGTTCGTCATGTAAGGAGGCAGGATGAGCATATCCTTTTTAACCAGCGAACTCAGGTGTTTGATATAGGTCGTTTTACCGGTGCCGGGTTCGCCATGGAGCAGGATCAGGCCTTTACTTTTGGGTTGCGCCAATAAGCTGACCAACCGCTCATGAACGGCCGGAAAGTCATCGTTGTAATGAAGATCAAGGTCTATCTTGGGAGGCAGAATCTCGACCCGTTCCGTGTGCAGCCCGCCCAATCCACTCTGAATCAGATAAATGTGTGTCTGATTGTCTTCATGGACGTATTTGTGCTCCTGAAGCCCGTCCATCAGCACTTTGGCCGATGCTTCATCGCGGTAGTAGCCATAAAGCCGAAAGAAACGATCGCCTACATATTCGGCCTTCAGAATCATCCCATCCTCATGCTGGTAAATCCGCTCAATCACATGCCAGCCTTCATCGTTCACGCGTGTTGAACTGTTTACCAGCGTAAAGCCACGGCTATCCAGCAATTGCTGGGCCGAGGGCTTAAAATCATCGTTGAAGTGAAGGTAATTCGGATAGCTACCGAACGTTTGGACGTAATGGGGCGCCAGTGGAAACTCACGGTCGAGATCGCTGGGAATATACAAATTTTGAATGGTGGTTTGGTTAGGCATACGACTGTTGGCCGACAAATAGCGCAACATATCGGCCCTGGAAACCTCGTTGTAGGATTTCAATCAGGCGCAGCGTTACGTTTATCTGGGTACGAAGGTATCGAAATTTCTATTATGGATTGAGGACGAGGCCGGTCACTCAATTAATACGTGAATTTAAGGCCATTGGGCGAAAAACGAAGCATAATTTCATGGACGCTTTTTTGATCGTACTGCATGGCATTCGGGCTTTCGGGCGTTTGCGAGTTGAATGTATACGCTAACCGGATGGCTTTCGTTAGCTGGTATTCGACAAAGGCCTGCAGGTAGTTGGTCTGAACAATCCCAGGGCTGTTTTGCCGATACGATAGCCCTAAGCCCACTTCTTCATTGAACCAGGCCCGCAGGTTTACGTCCACCCCAAGCGGGCGGTCCGCAATTTTCGAAACAAGGATGGACGGAATCAGCACGGTAGTTTCGGCAACCTCAATGGGCACACCCGCCTGGAACATAACTGGCCGAACACTTTTATAGATATAGCGGCCGGTTGCATCCGTTATTTGTCCGCCTAATTCGGGGGCGGAGACACCCGCGAAAAAGCGATCCGACTGGTAATAGACGCCTACACCCAGGCTGGCAACGGCCCGGTTGATACTCGCAGCCGTCGTAACATCATAAATGGGCAGTACATTGACGCCCCCCTGAAAGCCAATGGATAGTTTAGCCAATGCAGGCATGTTGAAGCGATACGCCACGCTCCCATAGGCGCCCGTTGTCGCAAACAGGCCCATCCGGTCGTTTAACGCCTGAAATCCCAATCCAATTCGACCGTTAGCAACGGCTCCGTCGGCCGACACGCTCTGTGTTATTGGTGCATAGCGAACGCTAATCCATTTGCGCCGAAGAAAAGCCGATAATTGAAAGGACTCCCGGCTACCAGCATAAGCTGGATTGATGCTCAGCGGATTTAACAGGTACTGCGAATAAAGGACTTCTTTCTGGGCCTGAACATGTTGGCTGATGAACAGAATTAGACTGCTTACCAGCATGCAACTAACTAAAGGGTAGTGAGTAAAACGCATAGGGACGTCGAATAAGCAATCAATTTGCAGGAGTTACTACTAAAAACCTAAAACGCCGGGTATCCTATTTACGTACAGGATGCCCGGCGTTTACTAGCTGGCTGGTACTATAGCCCCTACCCCGGCTTTAAATCCCTGATTACTAAGAGGTAGCTACATAAGTCAGGAGCGTGTACCCAGACCTTATAATTTCATTATTTTTATTTCCGTCCGACGGTTTTGCTGGTGATCCTCTTCCGGACAGTTTACGCCGTCTTTGCATTTGTTCAGCAATTCCGTTTCGCCATAGCCTTTGGCCACTAAACGTTTCGACGTAATACCTTTCGACTTCAGATACCCCACTGCCGCCTTAGCCCTATTGCTCGATAAAGTTTTGTTATAGGCCGCCGTAGCCCGACTATCGGTGTGCGACCGCATTTCAATGGTCATATTCGGGTACTTCGCTAACAGGGCCACTACCTTATCTAACTCAGCAGCGGCATCCGGTCGAATAGTGGACTTATTTCGATCGTAGTAAATATTGTCGATTTTAATGACGTCCCCTTTCTTGAACATCGTTAGGTCGGCAACACCCGTCCCATCTTTAGCAACATGCCCGCCAATGGTTCCCATATTGTCTTTCATGGCTTCGAGCGAGTAGTCGCAGCCGGGCTGCACCGGGAATTCATAGCTACCATCAGGGCCGGTAATGGCTTCCTGAGTAGTACCATCACAGCCATTTACCAACACAACTTTTACACCGGCAATGGGCAATTTGTCGGTTTGAGTCGTTACATGGCCTCGCAGGGTTGTCGTCGTTGGTTTATCAGAAGCTTTCGGTTTATCCAGCAGAATTTCCAGACGTGATGGCTGGTCATCAGAAAGGTCTTTGGTAGAAAACCCAACTTTGTTGTCCATGTATCCCTCGTGGGTAGCAAGAAATTTAAAATCGCTATCAACATTAAGGCAAATTTTCACCAGCCCATCCGCATCGGTCTTCAGGTTTTTCTGCTTATCGTTAAGCGGATTGTCCATGACAATGCCGGTATTGGCCAAGGGTTCTCTGGAAGTAGCATCCACGACACTTACGGTCAGTTCGCGGCACGGATACAGAGATCCTTCGCGGGTAAATCGGTACACATCATCGTCGGCCCCACCGTGCTTGCGGTTGCTACTGAAATAACCCGCATTCCGATCGCCATCGGTAACAATGCCAAAATCATCCTGGGGAGAATTGATTGGCTCGCCCAAATTGCGAACAACCTGGCCTTGCAGGCCATCGTCCGACAGTTGTGCGTAAAAAATATCCAGACCACCTAATCCGGCACGTCCGTCCGATGAGAAATAAATATTTCCTTTTTCGTCGGCAAATGGGAAAAGCTCATTTCCCTTTGAGTTGACTTCTTTACCGAGGTTTACGGGCTCCCCCCATTTTCCACTTGTCCATTTGGACACATAAATGTCCGTGCCACCAAACCCGCCGGGCCGGTCAGACGAAAAATATAGCAGTTGATCCGGTTCACCATTGCGTTTTTTTGCCAGGGCAGGGTGCCCCGTCGAATACTCGTCACTATTGAACGGTAGTTCTTCTGCCTTGCTCCAAACGCCATTTGTTTGGGTAGCGGTATACAGCTTTAGCTTATTTATGCCGTCGGAACTCTGACGATAATGGCCTTCATTGAAGTTGTTTCGCGTAAAAATAACCCGGGAGCCATCGCTGCTGAACGTAGCGGGACCTTCGTGATACTTGGTGTTCAATGTCCGGCTAAACTTGTCGGATTCGCTAATCGGCTGGTCTTCGTAGCCCATACTGATGTTGGTACCGCCGTAGAAACCAACTGTACGCGTATCGTTGGCGGTTGGGGCGGTAAAATCATCACTACCCAGCGGCCGGATCAAACGCGTTTGTGCCCGTTTTGCCGATGAAGCACTACTGCCGCCCAGGCTGGACGTCTTTGACGACCGTAATGTTTTGAGATCCGGCAGGTAATACAAGTCCAGAAATGGGGTGTTATTCCATTTAAACACACGCTTCACGCCATTCCCTCCGTTACCCGCTGAAACGAATACCAAGCCATCTTTATAGATTATCGGGCTAAATTCGGCCTTGCGGGTATTCATGCTTAAAAATTCGACCTTGTAGCTGCCTGCATTTCGGGTGAGGGCGCCCACGTCACTATAGAGCCTCGAGAACGACAAACTGCGCTTATCGCTCGATTGCACGCTACCGTATTTATCATAAGCCTCCTGCGCTTCATGGTATTTGCCGTTACTAGCCAGAGACTGTGCATAAAATAAATAGCACTTGTTGTAATCGGCCGGCAACGCACCGCTATTGATCAACTCACGATATACCCGCTCAGCATTCTGCATATCACGCGTTTGCTGATAGCTATAGGCTAATTTAGCTCTTGCATTCCGGCGTTCATCGTCAGTTAAGCTGGTAGGTTTGGCGAGCGCCTGTTCATACAGTTCAATCGCCTGCGCGTAGGCCAATTGATCGAATTGATGATCAGCCTTTTTAGTGAGCGATTGGGCCAACAATGGGGAGATCGCTAGCCAGAAAAGCACTAGAATAGGAAGAATACGTGTCATATACGATGAAAATTGGGAAGCAGCAAAAACAGAAAAGGTATATCCTCACTATACAGGAGTCTATACCTTTTCGATAAGCAAATACTGAGCCGAATTTAGAAATACCTCGGCGTCAGGATACGATTCTTACCAAAGCCAAGTTCGTAACGAATCATAATTTCGTGCGAACTTGGTGCGACACTTTGCAGGTTACTCATGGTGCGATCATAGGCATAGCCAAACCGGAACTGATCGGTCAACTGAATCTCCAAAAGACCTACAACTGCGTCAGTCGTGTACTTAGTCCAGGATGAAAACTGATTCCGGCGAATCGATGCTCCCAGTGCAATACGGTCAGCAAACCAGAAATTAATATTCGCATCAAATCCAAGCGGTGCGTTCTCCGCATACTTAACCAGAAACGATGGTTTCATCTTGACCACCGGGCTGATTCCCACGACGAAACCAGCCGCTAAATACGCCTGACGGGCCTGTACGGATCGCAGATCGCCGACGTTGTATTCACTCAACTTGTTTTTGATCAGGCGGGGCACCGAAATGCTCAGATAGGTCCGGTCGTTACTCAGGTAAATACCTGTACCAAAGTTCGGCAGGATCTTCGAGATATTACTGGCAAACGCCGGGTCAACCTGCCCATCGGGCGACGTTTTCACCTCCGTTAAATTAGCCTGATAGCTGGATGCACCCGCTTGCAGGCCCAACGCCAGTGTACTCTTGGCACCGACTTTAATGCGGAATGCGTAAGAAGCAAAAGCGCCTGTTTCCTGGATAACACCAGCTTTATCGCCGTACAGTTGTAAACCGACACCAACGCGCTCATTATTGAGAGGCATATCGGCCGTAAACGTCGCCGTTTGCGGAGCGCCAGGCAGCCCAGCCCATTGATTCCGATAAAGGGCTGACATGCTCAGCACGTCGCGACTGCCGGCATAAGCCGGGTTAAGGGCCATCATGTTGAACATGTACTGCGAGAACATCTTGTCCTGCTGTGCCCGGACCTGGCTGCTACCGACCCCGAGGATCAGTAGCAGCGCGACTGCCGAATGTTTTATTGAAAACTTGTTTGACATCGGTATTAGCGGTTAATCGTCATGTATCGTACAAACTTGCGTCCGTCGCTGGTATTAATCACGTAGTAGTACGTTCCATCCGGCACTCCATTCGCATCCGAGCTGATGGAGATACCCTGATTTGGCTTACCGTCCCAATCATTGTGGTACTCGTCGTTTTTATAGACCAGGTGCCCCCAACGGTTGTATACTTCCAGGCTGACGGTCAGCCCGGCTGTGCCCCGAATGACGAACAGGTCGTTGACACCATCCCCGTTTGGCGAGAAGCCTTCCGGAATGAAGATCGACAGGAACGTTTGTGGCAAGTTCAGCGGAGTAGCCTCGCGCTCGTTCGAATCCGTTGGGTTATTATTGCCATTCAGATCAGGATTCAACCCGCTCGTCGACACGTCGCTTACCTTACCTGATTTCGCCACTCCTTCAGCGTAGGCCGAGTTCAGGAAGGTAGTCGTGCTACCATTGCTAGCCACATTGACAACCATCTGAAGCGTATCTACCTTACCCGCAGCTAACGTACTGGTGCTGTCGCCAAGAACCAGTACAGGGTCAGAACCGCCATTATAATTCGGGTTCAGCTTCAGCGCACTACCGGTAGAAGTTGTGAAAGGTGCTTTCACCAGGCTGAAGGTCGAGCCAGTCTGGCTATTGAAGACCTTCGATAGTGTGTCGCTAATACTCACATTCTTCAGATTCTCCGAACCGTAGTTTTTCACCACAATCTGGTAGGTAACATTGAAGCTACCATCCGTTTGCCGAACCGTATCCCGGATGCTCATTGCCAGACCAATGTACGATGAGGTCGAGAGGCTATTCAGCGAAACCGGTGTTGGCGTGCTGTTGTTGCGTGGGTCAAGGTCATTGTCCGGATCATTGTTGATACCAGCCGTTGACATATCGTTTACAACATCGTTCGTTGGCGTTAAGGCGGTTGCATCGGCAATGTTAAAGAATGTCAGCGAATCGGCATTCTTCACATTTACGCGAACCGTGAAGCTTAGCATGCTCTTGGCGCCTACGGCTAGCGTACTCATCGAATCGACCAGCATTTTAGTAACCAACCCTTGTCCTGTGTAGAGCGAATCGACGGCGAGGTTGCCGGTGCTCGTCACTTTAACGCGGTTGCTTACAATTAGCGCACCATGCCCAAACGCCTGAGACAGGTTGTCCACTACCTGCACCTTCTTCAGTGGTACAGTTCCCATGTTGCTCAGCGTAATGGTGTACGGGATATCATAGATACCTTCTTCAACCAGTGTTGGTGTCCCAACGGATTTAGCTACACCCAGCAATCCTTTTGGCAGATCGAAGCGAACCGTTGTTGAAACAGAACCAGCAGGAGCCGGGTCAATTCCGTTGTTCGAGATGTCTTTAACCACCTGACTCGAATCAGCCGTATGACCAACCACTGTAGCACTAGAGTAGAACGGACCATTGTTTCCGTTCGGTCTGACATTTACCGTGATCAACACTGTATCCTGAACACCTGCCGCTAATTGGCTGGCACTTGTCAGAATGTTCGGTTGCGTGTTCCCGTTGAATCCAGCATTGGCGACTAACGTACTACCAGCACCAACGACAGGGGCACCAACAACGCTGTAAGACGCTGGTGAAGCAAACGCCCGAACCAGGCTATCTGTCAGCACGACTCCTTTCAGATCGACATCACCAAAGTTCTTAAGCGTTGCTTTGTAGGTAATGTTGTACGAACTGTCGGGCAACGACTCTACTTTGACAACCGCCAGTGCCAGTCCAAGGCTTGGAGACTGGGTTGGCTGGGCGCCTAACGTGAAGGTTGAGAAGCCCATGTTATTGGTCGGATCGCCGTCATTATCGGGATCAGTATCACCACCATTGGTCGACATGTCCGTTACCAGCGTCAGACTGTTCATAGCCGATGCATTGGCTATATTCTTGAACGTCATGGTTGTATCGCCAGCCTTGCGTTTTACTATCACATCCAGTCTGAAGGTCTGCGAAGCACCGGGCAAAATCGTGCTCAATGTATCGAGTAGATGGAAGTTCGGTACCAGCCCGGTAAAGGCAGGGTTCGCTTTCAGAGTGGAGCCAGTCGCCAGCGTTACTTTCGCCGATTGGATCTGATTGGGTGCAAACGCATAGGCCAGATCATCCGTCACCTTGACATTGTGCAGGGTGTCATCGCCAAAGTTCGTTGCCAGGAAGCTATACGAAACCTTGATGAGTGAATCGCCTACCGCCACTGGCTGACCCAGTACCGCTTTCGCTAAACCGATCTGGCTGGCGCGGTGTGTCGATGTATCTCTCACCGTTACGCTCGATGTGTTGTTCGCCAGGTTGGTGTCTTTATTGTCGAGGTACGTAATCTCGGCTTTGTTCACCACTTGTTCTCCTTTGATCGTCACGCGGGCAGCAAAGACGATCTGTTCAGACTGTCCGGCTTTCAGGCTATCAATCCGTTTGGTGATCACACCGTTCGATACTTTATAGCTGGCTTGTGAAGCTGGCAGTAACTCCAGTCCTTTCGGTAGAATATCCCGAACATCGATGTTGTGAGCCGTGTGTGGTCCTGCGTTGCTTACCGTAATGGTATACGTGACAGGAGCCCCATTTTTCACAAAGGCCGTGCTGGCTAGTTTAGCAATGCTCACGTCGGTGGCCAGTGTATCGGTAGCGCAGTTGAAGACTTTCACAACTACTTTAACCGGTGCACTTAAACAACCCGAGGCACTCCGCTCAACGATCCAGTAGCTGCCTTCGCAAACCGAGTCTGGCCGGATAACGATGTTCGAGGTATTGCACTCGCAAATCCGATAAATGTAGGAACTACCTGCCGTCGTCGTCGACAACGCTTTCGTTAAGTCGACGATTTTAGACGGGCACTCATTCCGCAGGTTAGACACAATTGGTGTCTTAACCGGTTCAGCAACATTTACCGTTACAGGCTCCGATTTGACCGAGCTACAGCCTTTCGGGTCAAATAACTGAACATCATACACCCCGCTTGTTTTCACGACGATGGATGGTGTCGTTGCATTATTGCTCCATTTGTATCCCGAAGCACCAGCCGGTGCTTTCAGGGTTACAGAGTCACCAAAGCAAAGTTTAGTGCCACCCACTACCGTGATTACGGGTACAGATTTGATACCGTCAATTGTCAACAACATATCGTCTTTGGCAACCGGGCAGGCTGCGTTGTTGGTGCTTACCGACAGTGTCAGGGTTACTTTACCCGACAGGATGTCTTCCGTACTAGCCGTGTAGACGGCGTTCAACGCATATGAGTTATCGAAAGACCCGCTACCACTAGTAGTCCAGTGAGCGGTTTTACCCGCGCCACCCATGGAACCATTCAACTGATATGTTTTCGTTGCACAAACGCTGGCGTCTGCACCCGCATTTGCTGTCGCCGGATTCTGCGTATCGCAAGGCGTTGGTTCATTACAGGTGTTAATCTGCACATGAATCGCAACGGGCAGGCTCAAACAGCCATTGACCGTTTTCTCAACCACGTAATACGTTCCTGTACCGACCGCTGCAGGGTTAGCCACTTTCGAAGCACTGCTCAGCGTAGCATCCGTGTAGTATTCAAATACACCACCGGTTGTTGCGGCTTTGCTGGTCACTGCGGTAGCCAGATCGACGGTTACGAACGGGCAGGCATTCGTTTTATCGACCACTACGGGTTGCGGTACTTTCGGCAACACCGTTACGGCGATCGCGTTCGATGGAGCACTCTTACACTGGTTCGAGTTGCAGCACTGTGCCGTGATGGTCGTGGAGCTGGCCAGGGACACTGTGATCGATGAGCCAACCTGATTGTTCGACCAGGTCACGTAACTGTTTGGCGAGCAACCTTGAGCAACCAGGGTCACTGGTGTACCGAAGCAAGTTGTCGTGCTGGCGGTTGACCCAATGATGGAGATTGTTGGAGCGGCCGGAACACCAACCTTAATGGTCGTGTAGGCAGACCATTCACCTTCACATTCGCCCACTTTGCACTTCACGCGGTAGCTCACATCGGCCGTTGGAGTTATTGTGAGCGTACTGCCAACGGTCTTATTGTCGGACCAGATGTATGTACCTCCTACACAGCCTGTTGCCGTCAACGATACCGTTTCGCTTACGCAAACAGCCGGTGAGTTACTCACAATGATTGGGATAGCCAGCGCACCTAGCGTAATGTGCACGCTTGCCGATGGTACACTTGTGCACCCATCAACTGTACAGGTAGCCGTCAGCGTCTTGTCGCTGTAAATCGCTTTCGAGTAGGTAGTTCCTACTGTACCGTCAGACCAGTTTACGGTACCACCGGTACAACCCGTAGCGGTCAGCGATACCAGACCACCGTTGCAAACCGTGAGGGATGGGCCACTCGATAACGTTGGCGGGTTAACTACGCTCACCTTCACCTTGGCGCCCGCTACATCCAGGCTGGCACACTTGGTACCAATCAGTTGCAGCACATCCGTAGCTGTGGTAATGCCTGGTTTGACGACCGACAGATCAAGGTAGTTCTTATCCGTTGCGTTGGCATTGTAGACCAGTGTATGGATGGTGTAGTCTGCCGCAGTTGATGGGACAACAAACTGTGGTGTCGAGCTGGTTTGCTGAACAATTTTCTCAGCTCCTTTCGTCAACACATACAGAATAGAGTAACCCGCTGGCTGTACTAAACCGCCATTTAGGGAAGCCCCAATCGTTACTGTTGTGCTGGATCCTCCGCACACCGTTGGATTCACGGCAACCAGCGTTCCGGCTTTAGCCGAGCAGTCGCCGGGGTTAACGATAATCGTTATTGACGGATCGCTCAGACATTCTCGGAACTGACACTGTGCGTAATAAGTCTGCGTACCTTCTGGCCGCACGACGATAGACGTACCTTTGTTGTTCCCGTTAATGTCATTGGCTGACCAGATCACGGTACCGGCGCAACCAGATGCCGACAGGGTAACCGTGCTGCCTGGCTCAACAACCGTAGCCGAAGCGGTAATGGTTGGGGCAGCTACTGGAATTACCGTAATGGTGTAGGGCTGCGTACTTGCGCTTTTGCAGACACCATCCTGACAATATACAGTATAGCCAGTGGTTACCGTTGGGGACACAATGATACTGGTTGTGGTTTCACCTGTACTCCAGTAAGGCGTACCCTGGCAGTCCTTCACCGACAGCTTCACGTGTTCACCCGGACAGATCGTATCCGCACTACACAAGCAACGAACGATGGATGGCGTTGGTGTTGGCGTCACGTTTACGTTGATCACATTCGACTTCCCGGTCCCGCACTGGGTGCCAACCTGGCAAAGTGCGTAGAACTCGTGGTTGGTCGGTGTTGCCGTTACCGAAACTACCGATCCCGTCTGGCCGTCAGACCATTTCACGGTACCACCGGTACAACCCGTAGCGGTCAGCGATACCAGACCACCGTTGCAGACGGCTAAGGTAGAAGCCGTGACAACCGGTGCTGGAGACGTAGACGAGCTAACGCTTACACGAACCTTGTTCGAGGCTTCGCTTTCACAAGTACCCTGCTTACAGGTTGCATAGTATTCGACCGTACTCGTTGGGTAAATGTCGATGCTCGCACCGATTTTATCAACCCCATGCCACTGCACCGTGCCAGCGCAGCCTTTTGCGGTGAGGGTTAATTTATTGCCACTACAGAGTGTTGTGCTGCTTGCCGAAATAATCGGGGTTGCTGGTGTCACTACGGTGATGTTTACCGTATTTGACTGAGCGCTCAGGCAAGTGCGGTATTTACACTGCGCGAAGTAGCTGATGTTAGCCATCGGATATACCGTGATGCTCGGACCCGTTTGGCCATTTACGTTCCAGACAACCGTTCCGTTACAATCAGCCGCCGTTAAGGTAACTGCGCCCTTTGCACAGATCGTATCAGCGCTGGCGGTTACCGTTGGGATAACTGGCGCCACAATGTTGATCGTATATATGGCTGACGACTTACTTACACAAGCACCATTCTTACAATATACCGAGTAGGTGTTGTTGCCAATGGTTGGCGTCACAACAATACTGCTCGTCGTAGCGGTTGTGCTATTCCAGACGGGCGTTCCAACACAATTTTCAACCGTTAGTGTCAGCGTTTCGCCTGGGCAAACAACGCTTGTACTACAAACGATCGTCGGTGTCGGGATATCCG
It encodes:
- a CDS encoding AAA family ATPase, whose protein sequence is MLRYLSANSRMPNQTTIQNLYIPSDLDREFPLAPHYVQTFGSYPNYLHFNDDFKPSAQQLLDSRGFTLVNSSTRVNDEGWHVIERIYQHEDGMILKAEYVGDRFFRLYGYYRDEASAKVLMDGLQEHKYVHEDNQTHIYLIQSGLGGLHTERVEILPPKIDLDLHYNDDFPAVHERLVSLLAQPKSKGLILLHGEPGTGKTTYIKHLSSLVKKDMLILPPYMTNYLTSPEIIPFLLENKESVLIIEDAERILQSREAGGDTNSVSNILNLTDGLLADCMHIQVIATFNASKHLLDKALLRKGRLMVDYAFGKLMPAKANSLLAQLGVEYRTDQPMTLADIFNLDEQTVSGERQETKKVGF
- a CDS encoding PorP/SprF family type IX secretion system membrane protein, producing the protein MRFTHYPLVSCMLVSSLILFISQHVQAQKEVLYSQYLLNPLSINPAYAGSRESFQLSAFLRRKWISVRYAPITQSVSADGAVANGRIGLGFQALNDRMGLFATTGAYGSVAYRFNMPALAKLSIGFQGGVNVLPIYDVTTAASINRAVASLGVGVYYQSDRFFAGVSAPELGGQITDATGRYIYKSVRPVMFQAGVPIEVAETTVLIPSILVSKIADRPLGVDVNLRAWFNEEVGLGLSYRQNSPGIVQTNYLQAFVEYQLTKAIRLAYTFNSQTPESPNAMQYDQKSVHEIMLRFSPNGLKFTY
- a CDS encoding OmpA family protein, producing the protein MTRILPILVLFWLAISPLLAQSLTKKADHQFDQLAYAQAIELYEQALAKPTSLTDDERRNARAKLAYSYQQTRDMQNAERVYRELINSGALPADYNKCYLFYAQSLASNGKYHEAQEAYDKYGSVQSSDKRSLSFSRLYSDVGALTRNAGSYKVEFLSMNTRKAEFSPIIYKDGLVFVSAGNGGNGVKRVFKWNNTPFLDLYYLPDLKTLRSSKTSSLGGSSASSAKRAQTRLIRPLGSDDFTAPTANDTRTVGFYGGTNISMGYEDQPISESDKFSRTLNTKYHEGPATFSSDGSRVIFTRNNFNEGHYRQSSDGINKLKLYTATQTNGVWSKAEELPFNSDEYSTGHPALAKKRNGEPDQLLYFSSDRPGGFGGTDIYVSKWTSGKWGEPVNLGKEVNSKGNELFPFADEKGNIYFSSDGRAGLGGLDIFYAQLSDDGLQGQVVRNLGEPINSPQDDFGIVTDGDRNAGYFSSNRKHGGADDDVYRFTREGSLYPCRELTVSVVDATSREPLANTGIVMDNPLNDKQKNLKTDADGLVKICLNVDSDFKFLATHEGYMDNKVGFSTKDLSDDQPSRLEILLDKPKASDKPTTTTLRGHVTTQTDKLPIAGVKVVLVNGCDGTTQEAITGPDGSYEFPVQPGCDYSLEAMKDNMGTIGGHVAKDGTGVADLTMFKKGDVIKIDNIYYDRNKSTIRPDAAAELDKVVALLAKYPNMTIEMRSHTDSRATAAYNKTLSSNRAKAAVGYLKSKGITSKRLVAKGYGETELLNKCKDGVNCPEEDHQQNRRTEIKIMKL
- a CDS encoding PorP/SprF family type IX secretion system membrane protein; translated protein: MSNKFSIKHSAVALLLILGVGSSQVRAQQDKMFSQYMFNMMALNPAYAGSRDVLSMSALYRNQWAGLPGAPQTATFTADMPLNNERVGVGLQLYGDKAGVIQETGAFASYAFRIKVGAKSTLALGLQAGASSYQANLTEVKTSPDGQVDPAFASNISKILPNFGTGIYLSNDRTYLSISVPRLIKNKLSEYNVGDLRSVQARQAYLAAGFVVGISPVVKMKPSFLVKYAENAPLGFDANINFWFADRIALGASIRRNQFSSWTKYTTDAVVGLLEIQLTDQFRFGYAYDRTMSNLQSVAPSSHEIMIRYELGFGKNRILTPRYF